A genomic window from Plutella xylostella chromosome 23, ilPluXylo3.1, whole genome shotgun sequence includes:
- the LOC105389055 gene encoding delta(14)-sterol reductase TM7SF2, whose protein sequence is MSTRSGRIRPSAVELSPPKTRKGVSPPRSPARTRKTSPPARSPSRKSPSRKSPSRKPASKFPARKSPSRTTKEAETVPKSPAKRIAIKTDVDVKLVDFAKVDLTRSTRTRRSEYSIKDYSSLADEYASGDKVNGVDSLLNSKDGYGVRSRKPTEEVAPRRSSRLKEFMDNAERSLSKSVSKSVSQSIDTYSDEEEDDLRRGKSQSVTRKLATPIRESVSKLAQISSRWEFGGRIGSAVLIVLLPATVFSILVSCSKSCTVKALTDISMYKSIISTNSLLALALISAQYVIQAVFACLPIMGTKAERMDDSGKKHNFNAFFASICTITLLFALDFTKVINADDILKNYAALAATSFAYAVILSIVLFWKSRKLDDSLLNPYGNTGYVVYDYWMGREIHPHLKQLHVKLWISRICNINALILSVLIFKHGIHIPATTTENLSLENYQQLLGKIQYRPSILLFSMMQIVYILNFVLREYKVTTTFFWQSEGVGYLQLVSSALYPFVFTTLSKFVVDKGISLSTNTLIATVVLYVAGLLIMLVSNNIKYEFRKNPLHPSLTHLDSMPTFHGKKLLVSNLWGIVRHPNYAGDIMIHIALAVPGIVAKEPVAAAPVVLAIVALLYRACRDHLRCKRRYGAAWQRYCKRVPSVLIPKIL, encoded by the exons ATGTCGACTAGAAGTGGCCGTATTCGGCCGAGCGCCGTGGAGCTGAGTCCACCGAAAACACGCAAAGGAGTTTCGCCGCCGCGGTCTCCCGCCAGAACTCGCAAGACCTCGCCCCCCGCGCGGTCGCCCTCGCGCAAGTCGCCCTCCCGCAAGTCGCCTTCCCGCAAGCCCGCGTCGAAGTTTCCCGCCCGAAAATCCCCCTCAAGAACCACCAAAGAAGCCGAAACCGTTCCGAAGTCGCCCGCCAAACGAATCGCCATCAAAACTGATGTCGATGTCAAATTAGTGGACTTTGCCAAAGTAGACCTCACCCGCAGCACTAGAACTCGACGCTCGGAATATTCCATCAAAGACTACTCTTCCTTAGCTGACGAATATGCGTCAGGAGATAAAGTCAACGGCGTGGATTCGCTACTTAACTCTAAAGATGGGTACGGTGTGCGGAGTAGAAAACCCACTGAGGAGGTGGCTCCCCGCCGCTCCAGTCGACTGAAGGAGTTCATGGACAATGCTGAACGCAGCCTCAGCAAGTCTGTCAGCAAATCAGTCAGCCAGTCAATAGACACATACTCCGACGAGGAGGAGGATGATCTACGGAGAGGCAAATCACAGTCTGTGACAAGAAAACTGGCCACACCAATACGGGAGAGTGTCAGCAAGCTGGCCCAGATCAGCAGCCGCTGGGAGTTTGGTGGTAGAATAGGCTCAGCGGTTCTGATAGTGCTGCTGCCCGCTACAGTATTCTCTATATTAGTTTCATGCTCTAAATCTTGCACCGTCAAGGCTCTCACTGACATATCCATGTACAAAAGCATAATCTCCACAAACAGTTTATTGGCCTTAGCATTGATATCAGCACAATATGTCATACAAGCGGTGTTTGCCTGCCTTCCGATAATGGGAACAAAAGCAGAGAGAATGGATGATTCTGGGAAGAAGCACAATTTCAATGCCTTCTTTGCCAGTATTTGCACAATAACTTTACTATTTGCTTTGGATTTTACCAAAGTTATCAATGCTGATGACATATTGAAAAACTATGCTGCCCTGGCTGCTACCTCCTTTGCATATGCAGTCATTTTGtcaattgttttgttttggaagAGCCGCAAGTTGGATGACAGTCTGCTGAACCCGTATGGAAACACTGGATATGTTGTGTACGACTACTGGATGGGAAGAGAAATACACCCTCACTTAAAACAACTTCATGTCAAACTATGGATTTCAAGAATCTGTAATATCAATGCT CTGATCCTGTCAGTATTGATATTCAAGCACGGCATCCACATCCCAGCAACTACCACAGAAAACCTCAGTTTAGAGAACTACCAACAACTCCTCggaaaaatacaatacaggCCGAGCATTCTGCTCTTCTCAATGATGCAAATTGTGTACATTCTGAACTTTGTATTGAGGGAATATAAGGTCACTACTACATTCTTCTGGCAATCTGAAGGTGTTGGATACTTGCAGCTGGTATCCAGTGCCTTATATCCATTTGTCTTTACAACACTATCCAAGTTTGTTGTTGATAAAGGAATATCATTATCCACTAATACATTGATTGCCACTGTGGTCCTGTATGTGGCTGGCCTACTGATCATGCTTGTTAGCAACAACATCAAATATGAGTTCAGGAAAAATCCTCTACACCCCAGCTTGACTC ATCTGGACTCCATGCCAACGTTCCACGGGAAGAAACTGCTTGTGTCAAACTTATGGGGCATTGTGCGCCATCCCAACTATGCAGGCGACATTATGATCCATATTGCCCTGGCGGTACCTGGTATTGTTGCGAAGGAGCCAGTGGCGGCTGCTCCGGTCGTGCTAGCGATTGTCGCCCTTCTGTACAGAGCCTGCAGAGACCACTTGAGGTGTAAACGACGCTACGGGGCGGCGTGGCAAAGGTATTGTAAGCGAGTGCCTTCTGTTCTTATACCTAAGAtactttaa